In Streptomyces sp. NBC_01381, a genomic segment contains:
- the nuoF gene encoding NADH-quinone oxidoreductase subunit NuoF — MMTLAAEIDHETSPEKVLAPVLSAFWDEEKSWTLDTYRRHEGYEGLRKALAMAPDDLIAYVKDSGLRGRGGAGFPTGMKWQFIPQGDGKPHYLVVNADESEPGTCKDIPLLFANPHSLIEGIVIACYAIRSSHAFIYLRGEVVPVLRRLHEAVREAKEAGFLGENILGSGLDLELTVHAGAGAYICGEETALLDSLEGRRGQPRLRPPFPAVAGLYACPTVVNNVESIASVPAILNRGKDWFKSMGSEKSPGFTLYSLSGHVTSPGQYEAPLGITLRQLLDMSGGMRAGHRLKFWTPGGSSTPMFTDEHLDVPLDYEGVGAAGSMLGTKALQCFDETTCVVRAVTRWTEFYAHESCGKCTPCREGTYWLVQLLRDIEAGKGVMSDLDKLNDIADNINGKSFCALGDGAASPIFSSLKYFREEYEEHITGKGCPFDPAKSTLWAGRPADNSEVNA; from the coding sequence GTGATGACCTTGGCAGCCGAGATCGACCACGAGACGAGCCCCGAGAAGGTGCTCGCGCCGGTCCTTTCGGCGTTCTGGGACGAGGAGAAGTCCTGGACGCTGGACACCTACCGGCGGCACGAGGGGTACGAGGGCCTGCGCAAGGCCCTGGCGATGGCGCCCGACGACCTCATCGCGTACGTGAAGGACTCCGGTCTGCGCGGCCGGGGCGGGGCGGGATTCCCCACCGGAATGAAATGGCAGTTCATTCCGCAGGGCGATGGAAAGCCGCACTATCTAGTTGTCAACGCCGACGAATCGGAGCCGGGGACCTGCAAGGACATCCCGCTCCTCTTCGCGAACCCGCATTCCCTCATCGAGGGGATCGTGATCGCGTGCTACGCGATCCGTTCTTCGCATGCCTTCATCTATCTGCGCGGTGAAGTCGTCCCCGTGCTGCGGCGGTTGCACGAGGCCGTGCGTGAGGCGAAAGAGGCGGGATTCCTGGGCGAGAACATCCTGGGCAGCGGACTCGATCTGGAACTCACCGTGCACGCGGGCGCGGGCGCGTACATCTGTGGTGAGGAGACCGCGCTGCTCGACTCGCTCGAAGGCCGCCGTGGCCAGCCGCGACTGCGTCCCCCTTTCCCTGCCGTCGCGGGCCTCTACGCATGCCCCACTGTTGTCAATAACGTCGAGTCCATCGCGTCGGTTCCCGCGATCCTGAATCGCGGAAAAGACTGGTTCAAATCGATGGGCAGCGAGAAGTCCCCGGGCTTCACGCTCTATTCGCTCAGCGGGCATGTCACCAGCCCCGGTCAGTACGAGGCGCCGCTCGGCATCACGCTGCGCCAGCTGCTCGACATGAGCGGGGGGATGCGGGCGGGCCACCGGCTCAAGTTCTGGACGCCGGGCGGCTCTTCCACGCCGATGTTCACCGACGAGCACCTCGACGTCCCCCTTGATTACGAGGGCGTGGGCGCCGCCGGATCGATGCTCGGCACCAAGGCGCTGCAGTGCTTCGACGAGACGACCTGCGTCGTGCGGGCCGTCACCCGCTGGACCGAGTTCTACGCCCATGAGTCCTGCGGCAAGTGCACGCCCTGCCGCGAAGGGACGTACTGGCTGGTGCAGTTGCTCCGCGACATCGAGGCCGGCAAGGGCGTCATGTCCGACCTCGACAAGCTGAACGACATCGCCGACAACATCAACGGCAAGTCCTTCTGCGCCCTCGGCGACGGCGCGGCCTCGCCGATCTTCTCCTCGCTCAAGTACTTCCGCGAGGAGTACGAGGAGCACATCACCGGCAAGGGCTGCCCCTTCGACCCGGCCAAGTCGACGCTCTGGGCCGGCCGGCCCGCCGACAATTCGGAGGTGAACGCATGA
- the nuoE gene encoding NADH-quinone oxidoreductase subunit NuoE — MTTTPSQQGAGVSLGMPQLPAPDYPADVRARLEADAKELIARYPDSRSALLPLLHLVQSEEGYVTRTGMAFCADVLGLTTAEVTAVATFYTMYRRKPSGDYQVGVCTNTLCAVMGGDAIFESLQEHLGVGNEGTTEDGKVTLEHIECNAACDFAPVVMVNWEFFDNQTPETAKRLVDDLRAGVQVEPTRGAPLCTYKETARILAGFPDERPGAVEASGGAGPASLIGLRLAKGELAKPRVVHPRDESTSDAVTEEGE, encoded by the coding sequence GTGACCACCACTCCTTCCCAACAGGGTGCGGGCGTCAGCCTCGGCATGCCCCAACTTCCCGCCCCCGACTACCCGGCCGACGTCCGGGCCCGGCTCGAAGCGGACGCCAAGGAACTCATCGCCCGCTACCCGGACTCCCGCTCCGCGCTGCTTCCGCTGCTGCACCTGGTGCAGTCGGAGGAGGGCTACGTCACGCGGACCGGCATGGCGTTCTGCGCGGACGTGCTCGGCCTGACCACGGCCGAGGTCACCGCGGTGGCGACCTTCTACACGATGTACCGGCGCAAGCCCTCCGGTGACTATCAGGTCGGTGTCTGCACCAACACGCTCTGCGCCGTCATGGGCGGCGACGCGATCTTCGAGTCGCTGCAGGAGCACCTGGGTGTCGGCAATGAGGGGACCACAGAGGACGGCAAGGTCACGCTGGAGCACATCGAGTGCAACGCGGCCTGCGACTTCGCTCCCGTCGTGATGGTCAACTGGGAGTTCTTCGACAACCAGACCCCCGAGACCGCCAAGCGGCTCGTCGACGACCTGCGCGCGGGAGTGCAGGTCGAGCCGACCCGCGGCGCCCCCTTGTGCACGTACAAGGAGACGGCCCGGATTCTGGCGGGGTTCCCCGACGAGCGGCCCGGCGCCGTCGAGGCGAGCGGCGGCGCAGGCCCCGCCTCGCTGATCGGACTGCGGCTCGCCAAGGGCGAGTTGGCAAAGCCGCGGGTGGTCCACCCGCGTGACGAGTCGACGTCGGACGCGGTCACCGAGGAGGGGGAGTGA
- a CDS encoding NADH-quinone oxidoreductase subunit D, with protein MSTSHASARETTEGTVYTVTGGDWDEVVESAARSDDERIIVNMGPQHPSTHGVLRLILEIEGETVSEARCGIGYLHTGIEKNLEYRNWTQGTTFVTRMDYLTPFFNETAYCLGVEKLLGIEDQIPDRATVIRVLLMELNRLSSHLVCIATGGMELGATTIMIYGFRDRELILDIYELITGLRMNHAYIRPGGLAQDLPPGAVDQIREFLKKMKKNLPEYDKLATGNPIFKARMQDVGYLDLAGCMALGATGPVLRSAGLPHDLRKSQPYCGYENYEFDVPTADTCDSYGRFLIRLEEMRQSLRIVEQCLDRLAPGPVMVADKKIAWPAQLALGPDGLGNSLDHIKKIMGTSMEALIHHFKLVTEGFRVPAGQTYAAVESPKGELGVHVVSDGGTRPYRVHFRDPSFTNLQAMAAMCEGGQVADVIVAVASIDPVMGGVDR; from the coding sequence ATGAGCACTTCACACGCATCCGCCCGTGAGACCACCGAGGGGACTGTATATACAGTCACCGGTGGCGACTGGGACGAGGTCGTCGAGTCCGCCGCCCGGTCCGACGACGAGCGCATCATCGTCAACATGGGGCCCCAGCACCCCTCCACGCACGGCGTGCTGCGGCTGATCCTGGAGATCGAGGGCGAGACCGTCTCCGAGGCCCGCTGCGGCATCGGCTATCTGCACACGGGCATCGAGAAGAACCTCGAGTACCGCAACTGGACGCAGGGCACGACGTTCGTCACGCGCATGGACTATCTGACGCCGTTCTTCAACGAGACGGCGTACTGCCTCGGGGTCGAGAAGCTCCTCGGCATCGAGGATCAGATCCCGGACCGCGCCACGGTCATCCGCGTGCTCCTCATGGAGCTCAACCGTCTCTCCTCGCACCTGGTGTGCATCGCCACCGGCGGCATGGAGCTCGGCGCGACGACGATCATGATCTACGGCTTCCGTGATCGTGAACTCATTCTCGACATCTACGAGTTGATCACCGGCCTGCGCATGAACCACGCGTACATCCGGCCCGGCGGACTCGCCCAGGACCTGCCGCCCGGCGCGGTGGACCAGATCCGCGAGTTCCTGAAGAAGATGAAGAAGAACCTTCCCGAGTACGACAAGCTCGCCACCGGGAACCCCATCTTCAAGGCCCGTATGCAGGACGTCGGCTATCTGGACCTCGCGGGCTGCATGGCCCTCGGCGCCACCGGCCCGGTGCTCCGCTCCGCGGGCCTGCCGCACGACCTGCGCAAGTCGCAGCCCTACTGCGGTTACGAGAACTACGAGTTCGACGTGCCGACCGCCGACACCTGTGACTCCTACGGGCGCTTCCTGATCCGCCTGGAGGAGATGCGCCAGTCGCTGCGCATCGTCGAGCAGTGCCTGGACCGGCTCGCCCCGGGCCCGGTCATGGTCGCCGACAAGAAGATCGCCTGGCCCGCCCAACTGGCACTTGGCCCCGACGGTCTGGGCAACTCGCTCGACCACATCAAGAAGATCATGGGCACCTCCATGGAGGCCCTCATCCACCACTTCAAGCTGGTGACCGAAGGCTTCCGGGTCCCGGCCGGGCAGACCTACGCCGCCGTCGAGTCGCCCAAGGGCGAGCTCGGGGTGCACGTCGTCTCCGACGGCGGCACCCGCCCCTACCGGGTCCACTTCCGCGACCCGTCGTTCACCAACCTGCAGGCCATGGCGGCGATGTGCGAGGGCGGCCAGGTCGCCGACGTCATCGTCGCCGTCGCGTCCATCGACCCCGTGATGGGAGGCGTCGACCGGTGA
- a CDS encoding NADH-quinone oxidoreductase subunit C: protein MNGNGDANGVPAPRDAAGEVIGVRKGMFGAENGGDTSGYGGLVRTITLPGASARPYGGWFDEVADELEGALEEQGLVPTSAIEKTVVDRDELTFHIAREHLLRVAQTLRDDPALRFELCTGVSGVHFLEDKGRELHAVYHLRSITHNRLIRLEVSAPDADPHVPSLVSVYPTNDWHERETYDFFGLIFDGHPALTRIMMPDDWQGFPQRKDYPLGGIPVEYKGAQIPAPDQRRSYS from the coding sequence CTGAACGGGAACGGCGACGCGAACGGCGTCCCGGCTCCCCGTGACGCCGCCGGCGAGGTCATCGGCGTACGCAAGGGCATGTTCGGCGCCGAGAACGGCGGTGACACCTCCGGCTACGGCGGGCTCGTGCGGACCATCACCCTGCCGGGCGCCTCCGCGCGTCCCTACGGCGGCTGGTTCGACGAGGTCGCCGACGAGCTGGAGGGGGCCCTCGAAGAGCAGGGACTCGTCCCTACGAGCGCGATCGAGAAGACGGTCGTCGACCGCGACGAGCTCACCTTCCACATCGCGCGCGAACATCTGCTCCGGGTCGCCCAGACCCTGCGCGACGACCCGGCGCTGCGCTTCGAGCTCTGTACGGGCGTCTCGGGGGTGCACTTCCTCGAGGACAAGGGCCGCGAGCTGCACGCCGTCTACCACCTGCGCTCGATCACCCACAACCGCCTGATCCGGCTCGAAGTCAGTGCCCCTGACGCCGATCCGCACGTCCCCTCGCTGGTCTCGGTCTATCCGACCAACGACTGGCACGAGCGCGAGACGTACGACTTCTTCGGCCTGATCTTCGACGGCCACCCGGCCCTCACGCGGATCATGATGCCGGACGACTGGCAGGGCTTCCCGCAGCGCAAGGACTACCCCCTCGGCGGCATCCCCGTCGAGTACAAGGGCGCCCAGATCCCGGCTCCGGACCAGCGGAGGTCGTACAGCTGA
- a CDS encoding NADH-quinone oxidoreductase subunit B family protein — protein MGLEEKLPSGFLLTTVEQAAGWVRKSSVFPATFGLACCAIEMMTTGAGRYDLARFGMEVFRGSPRQADLMIVAGRVSQKMAPVLRQVYDQMPNPKWVISMGVCASSGGMFNNYAIVQGVDHIVPVDIYLPGCPPRPEMLMDAILKLHQKIQGSKLGVNAEEAAREAEEAALKALPTIEMKGLLR, from the coding sequence ATGGGACTCGAAGAGAAACTGCCGAGCGGTTTTCTGCTGACCACCGTCGAACAAGCCGCGGGCTGGGTGCGCAAGTCATCCGTCTTCCCCGCGACCTTCGGCCTCGCGTGCTGCGCCATCGAGATGATGACGACAGGGGCCGGGCGCTACGACCTGGCGCGCTTCGGCATGGAGGTCTTCCGCGGTTCACCGCGCCAGGCGGACCTGATGATCGTGGCCGGGCGGGTGAGCCAGAAGATGGCGCCCGTCCTGCGGCAGGTCTATGACCAGATGCCGAACCCCAAGTGGGTCATTTCCATGGGGGTTTGTGCGTCATCGGGCGGGATGTTCAACAATTACGCGATTGTGCAAGGTGTGGACCATATCGTCCCCGTTGACATCTATTTGCCCGGCTGTCCGCCGCGGCCCGAGATGCTGATGGACGCCATCCTCAAGCTCCACCAGAAGATCCAGGGCTCCAAGCTCGGGGTCAACGCGGAGGAAGCGGCCCGCGAGGCGGAGGAGGCGGCCCTCAAGGCGCTCCCCACCATCGAGATGAAGGGGCTGCTGCGGTGA
- a CDS encoding NADH-quinone oxidoreductase subunit A: MNAYAPILVLGALGAGFAIFSVVMATLIGPKRYNRAKLEAYECGIEPTPTPAGGGRFPIKYYLTAMLFIVFDIEIVFLYPWAVTFDALGIFGLVEMLLFVLTVFVAYAYVWRRGGLEWD; the protein is encoded by the coding sequence GTGAACGCCTATGCGCCCATCCTCGTGCTGGGAGCCCTCGGGGCAGGCTTTGCGATCTTCTCCGTGGTCATGGCCACGCTTATCGGTCCAAAGCGGTACAACCGCGCCAAGCTCGAGGCGTATGAGTGCGGGATCGAGCCGACGCCGACTCCGGCCGGCGGTGGGCGATTCCCCATCAAGTACTACCTGACGGCGATGCTCTTCATCGTCTTCGACATCGAGATCGTCTTCCTTTACCCCTGGGCCGTCACCTTCGATGCGCTGGGGATTTTCGGGCTCGTGGAGATGCTGCTCTTCGTGCTCACCGTCTTCGTCGCGTACGCGTACGTATGGCGGCGTGGCGGCCTGGAATGGGACTAA
- a CDS encoding C40 family peptidase, with amino-acid sequence MSHTAHIPSHRKPRRSATKQALRAGVAGGVLSTLAVAAAAGTANAAEPVTETIEMPTLTTDLSTQIAQSAEATQQAADSYELRAEQDAAAVKAAKQAKEDQAQAERKAEAKAKAEAAAKKKAEEERASRAAERTTLSASAGGSSASADVAAPASGSVGTVISFLKAQLGDAYVMGASGPNAWDCSSLVQAAFKQAGVDLPRVSQDQSVSGTPVALSNVQVGDILYWGGAGSAYHVGVYIGNGQYLDAANPGKGVVIQDLSGYPADGAVRVL; translated from the coding sequence ATGTCCCACACCGCTCACATACCCAGCCACCGGAAGCCCCGTCGCAGCGCCACGAAGCAGGCCCTGCGCGCCGGAGTTGCCGGTGGCGTCCTCAGCACCCTGGCAGTGGCCGCGGCCGCTGGCACGGCGAACGCCGCCGAGCCGGTGACCGAGACCATCGAAATGCCCACGCTCACCACGGATCTGTCGACGCAGATCGCGCAGTCCGCGGAGGCCACCCAGCAGGCCGCCGACAGCTACGAGCTCCGCGCCGAGCAGGACGCGGCCGCCGTGAAGGCCGCGAAGCAGGCCAAGGAAGACCAGGCGCAGGCCGAGAGGAAGGCCGAGGCCAAGGCGAAGGCCGAAGCCGCCGCCAAGAAGAAGGCGGAAGAGGAGCGCGCGTCGCGCGCCGCCGAGCGCACCACGCTCAGCGCCTCCGCCGGCGGCTCCAGCGCTTCCGCCGATGTGGCCGCCCCGGCCAGCGGCAGCGTCGGCACGGTCATCAGCTTCCTCAAGGCCCAGCTCGGCGACGCGTACGTCATGGGTGCGTCCGGGCCCAACGCCTGGGACTGCTCCAGCCTCGTCCAGGCCGCGTTCAAGCAGGCGGGCGTGGACCTTCCGCGCGTCTCGCAGGACCAGTCGGTCTCCGGTACGCCGGTCGCGCTCTCCAACGTCCAGGTGGGCGACATCCTTTACTGGGGTGGCGCCGGTTCCGCGTACCACGTCGGTGTGTACATCGGTAACGGTCAGTACCTCGACGCCGCCAACCCCGGCAAGGGCGTTGTCATCCAGGACCTGTCGGGTTACCCGGCCGACGGCGCCGTGCGCGTCCTCTGA
- a CDS encoding putative quinol monooxygenase produces the protein MIFIAVKFTVRPEYSDSWLERTAAFTAATRAEEGNLFYDWSRSVDDPNQFVLLEGFASQEAGAVHVGSDHFKTAMETMSELIAATPEIIHTEIPGGSWSEMGELSPKG, from the coding sequence ATGATTTTTATTGCCGTCAAGTTCACCGTCCGCCCCGAGTACAGCGACAGCTGGCTGGAGCGGACCGCCGCGTTCACCGCGGCCACGCGCGCGGAGGAGGGCAACCTCTTCTACGACTGGTCCCGCAGCGTCGACGACCCCAACCAGTTCGTCCTCCTGGAGGGCTTCGCCTCGCAGGAGGCGGGCGCGGTGCACGTCGGGTCCGACCACTTCAAGACCGCCATGGAGACGATGTCCGAGCTGATCGCCGCGACCCCGGAGATCATCCACACCGAGATCCCGGGCGGCAGCTGGTCCGAGATGGGTGAGCTCTCCCCGAAGGGCTGA
- a CDS encoding geranylgeranyl reductase family protein has translation MTEPQPLTEHTADVIVVGAGPAGSTTAYYLAKAGLDVLLLEKTAFPREKVCGDGLTPRATKQLVSMGIDISEEAGWLRNKGLRIIGGGVRLQLDWPELASYPNYGLVRKRDDFDEQLARQAQKAGARLHERCNVGAPIVDDRTGRITGVHAKLGEEKTPVTFHAPLVVAADGNSTRLSLAMGLHRRDDRPMGVAVRTYFTSPRHDDDYLESWLELWDRRGAQDRLLPGYGWIFGMGDGTSNVGLGILDSSAAFKELDWREVLKAWCASMPEDWGYTPDNMTMPIRGAALPMAFNRQPHYTKGLLLVGDAGGMVNPFNGEGIAYAMESGQIAADVIVQAQARQTPAQRELALQRYPKVLKDTYGGYYSLGRAFVKLIGNPKVMKIATQRGLTHPMLMKFTLKMLANLTDPTGGDAMDRIINGLSKVAPKA, from the coding sequence GTGACCGAGCCCCAGCCCCTCACCGAACACACCGCAGATGTGATCGTCGTCGGGGCCGGGCCAGCCGGCTCCACGACGGCCTACTACTTGGCGAAGGCCGGACTCGACGTACTCCTTCTTGAGAAGACAGCGTTCCCAAGGGAAAAGGTCTGCGGCGACGGTCTGACGCCGCGCGCCACCAAGCAGCTCGTCTCCATGGGGATCGACATCTCCGAAGAGGCGGGCTGGCTGCGGAACAAGGGCCTCCGTATCATCGGCGGCGGCGTTCGGCTCCAGCTCGATTGGCCGGAACTCGCCTCCTACCCGAACTACGGCCTGGTCCGTAAGCGCGATGACTTCGACGAGCAGCTCGCCCGGCAGGCCCAGAAGGCGGGCGCGCGCCTGCACGAGCGCTGCAACGTCGGCGCCCCCATCGTCGACGACCGCACCGGCCGCATCACCGGCGTGCACGCCAAGCTCGGCGAGGAGAAGACCCCGGTCACCTTCCACGCGCCGCTTGTGGTCGCCGCCGACGGCAACTCGACGCGGCTCTCCCTCGCGATGGGGCTGCACCGCCGCGACGACCGTCCGATGGGCGTCGCCGTCCGTACGTACTTCACCTCGCCGCGCCACGACGACGACTACCTGGAGTCCTGGCTGGAGCTGTGGGACCGCCGCGGCGCCCAGGACCGGCTGCTTCCCGGCTACGGCTGGATCTTCGGCATGGGTGACGGCACGTCGAACGTCGGGCTCGGCATCCTCGACTCGTCGGCCGCCTTCAAGGAGCTGGACTGGCGCGAGGTGTTGAAGGCCTGGTGCGCCTCGATGCCGGAGGACTGGGGCTACACCCCGGACAACATGACGATGCCGATCCGCGGCGCCGCACTGCCGATGGCCTTCAACCGCCAGCCGCACTACACCAAGGGCCTGCTCCTGGTCGGCGACGCGGGCGGCATGGTGAACCCGTTCAACGGCGAGGGCATCGCGTACGCCATGGAATCAGGGCAGATCGCCGCAGATGTGATCGTCCAGGCTCAGGCCCGTCAGACGCCCGCCCAGCGGGAGTTGGCGCTGCAGCGCTACCCGAAGGTCCTCAAGGACACCTACGGCGGCTACTACTCCCTCGGCCGCGCCTTCGTGAAGCTCATCGGCAACCCGAAGGTCATGAAGATCGCGACGCAGCGCGGCCTGACGCACCCGATGCTGATGAAGTTCACGCTGAAGATGCTGGCCAACCTGACCGACCCCACGGGCGGCGACGCGATGGACCGCATCATCAACGGCCTGAGCAAGGTGGCCCCGAAGGCCTGA
- a CDS encoding GNAT family N-acetyltransferase produces MTKQAPPHQTLPAVQLRVPTDEDAFVWHRLFDDPDVMEFHGGVSAEMSVYEELTARQRRHDAELGFCFWTLLDADGEPIGFTGAQPWPHDWGPKGRIEIGWRLARAAWGKGYATAAARESLERVRAAGIADVVAMVDVRNERSVAVAGRLGMRLEETFTLPGGQRQGHRFGLVL; encoded by the coding sequence GTGACAAAGCAGGCACCGCCGCACCAGACCCTGCCCGCCGTACAGCTGCGCGTCCCCACCGACGAGGACGCCTTCGTCTGGCACCGGCTGTTCGACGACCCGGACGTCATGGAGTTCCACGGCGGCGTGTCGGCCGAGATGTCCGTGTACGAGGAGCTGACGGCCCGGCAGCGCAGACACGACGCCGAACTGGGCTTCTGCTTCTGGACGTTGCTCGACGCGGACGGCGAGCCGATCGGCTTCACGGGGGCGCAGCCGTGGCCGCACGACTGGGGCCCCAAGGGCAGGATCGAGATCGGCTGGCGGCTGGCGCGCGCCGCTTGGGGCAAGGGGTACGCCACCGCTGCCGCGAGGGAGAGCCTTGAGCGGGTGCGGGCTGCGGGGATAGCCGACGTGGTGGCCATGGTCGACGTACGCAATGAGCGGTCGGTGGCGGTGGCGGGCCGGCTCGGCATGCGCCTTGAGGAGACGTTTACGCTTCCGGGGGGACAGCGGCAGGGGCATCGCTTCGGTCTGGTTCTTTAG
- a CDS encoding PASTA domain-containing protein, producing the protein MTKAPRTAEVRVPRLIGLMAVDARESAAEHGVLLAAPDRPDFHLVVLDHVVRQYPLPGMWIPRDAVVTVWFELGPGEGEGGAGVREPRRPGTPGGGLQRELDEPGPEVGVGW; encoded by the coding sequence GTGACGAAGGCGCCCAGGACCGCCGAAGTGCGCGTACCGCGGCTGATCGGTCTCATGGCCGTCGACGCGCGCGAGTCGGCCGCGGAGCACGGTGTGCTGCTCGCGGCGCCGGACCGCCCCGACTTCCATCTGGTCGTCCTCGACCATGTGGTGCGGCAGTACCCGCTCCCGGGCATGTGGATCCCGCGCGACGCCGTCGTCACGGTGTGGTTCGAGCTCGGCCCCGGGGAGGGCGAGGGCGGCGCGGGAGTTCGGGAGCCGCGCCGCCCGGGCACTCCGGGCGGCGGGCTCCAACGGGAGCTGGACGAGCCGGGACCCGAGGTCGGCGTCGGCTGGTGA